One genomic region from Thalassomonas viridans encodes:
- the soxC gene encoding sulfite dehydrogenase, with protein MDRRKFLLSGASFLSVVAASSMSNGASAEVFKSHPKHMKIPGVPSEVYGKPSKYEGHVGRLPEHIYGSSIITMALTPIDQLNGIITPAGLHFVVHHNGIPDIEPSDHEFMIHGLVDKPLKWSMEALLNYPMVSQIYFLECAGNSAPNIIADQPMDMTCGAIHGQISGSLWTGVPLKYLLDEAGIKPKAKWAMCEGADAGNHVRNVPLEKLYDDAIIALYQNGERIRPDQGYPMRLFVPGYEGNMNVKWLHRMEISDIPSQSKDEQSLYADITADERVKQYSFNMEVKSVITKPSGQQQLPMSGFYEISGFAWSGRGKVKAVEVSADGGKTWAKANLEGPIMSKALTRFTVPWQWHGQKAILVSRAIDEFGNTQPTRAEWVSRYARYSHGHNNSINAWQVSNDGKVSNYYV; from the coding sequence TTGGACCGGCGAAAATTTTTGCTCAGCGGCGCATCATTTCTTTCGGTAGTAGCCGCTTCGTCCATGAGCAACGGGGCCAGTGCCGAAGTTTTTAAATCACACCCCAAACATATGAAAATACCCGGGGTGCCGAGTGAGGTCTACGGCAAACCGTCTAAATATGAAGGCCATGTCGGCCGCTTGCCTGAGCACATTTACGGCTCATCGATCATAACAATGGCACTTACACCCATCGACCAGCTGAACGGCATCATTACCCCGGCAGGTCTGCATTTTGTCGTACACCACAACGGTATTCCCGATATAGAGCCGAGCGATCATGAATTTATGATCCATGGTTTGGTGGATAAACCGCTTAAGTGGTCGATGGAAGCCCTATTAAATTACCCTATGGTGAGCCAGATCTACTTCCTTGAGTGCGCGGGGAACTCGGCACCTAATATTATCGCCGACCAGCCGATGGACATGACCTGCGGCGCTATCCACGGGCAAATCTCTGGATCGCTGTGGACAGGTGTGCCGTTAAAATATTTGCTGGATGAAGCGGGTATCAAGCCCAAAGCCAAGTGGGCCATGTGCGAAGGGGCCGATGCCGGTAACCATGTTCGCAATGTGCCTTTAGAAAAACTATATGACGATGCCATTATCGCCCTTTATCAAAATGGTGAGCGCATACGTCCGGATCAGGGCTATCCCATGCGGCTGTTTGTGCCCGGCTATGAAGGCAACATGAATGTTAAGTGGCTGCACAGAATGGAAATTTCCGATATTCCCTCACAGAGTAAAGACGAACAGTCGCTGTATGCGGACATCACGGCCGATGAAAGGGTAAAGCAGTACAGCTTCAATATGGAAGTAAAGTCTGTCATCACCAAACCTTCGGGCCAGCAACAGCTGCCAATGTCCGGCTTCTATGAAATCTCAGGTTTTGCCTGGTCCGGGCGCGGTAAGGTAAAAGCCGTTGAGGTCTCGGCCGATGGTGGTAAAACCTGGGCCAAGGCTAATTTGGAAGGGCCGATAATGAGTAAGGCGCTTACCCGCTTTACCGTACCGTGGCAATGGCATGGCCAAAAAGCGATTCTGGTGAGCCGGGCGATAGATGAATTCGGCAATACCCAGCCAACGCGAGCAGAGTGGGTATCACGCTATGCCCGCTATTCTCACGGTCACAACAATTCGATAAATGCATGGCAGGTTTCAAACGACGGCAAGGTGAGTAATTATTATGTTTAA
- a CDS encoding c-type cytochrome, whose product MFKFKDYLEAAGLLLVLSLPAGAGEEIKTNSGVKLTQAEIRQWSITIYPDGRNLPQGSGNAIEGEKLYQSKCLMCHGPSGERGVAPRLAGKLGYTEWNPHPLLALTVGAWPHTTSIFDYIRRAMPHQSPKTLTDSEVYSLTAYILNLNGIIDKNDELNRVTLPQIEMPYKKKSYIAWDVDEGGKLNDREPSH is encoded by the coding sequence ATGTTTAAGTTTAAAGATTATCTGGAGGCCGCAGGTCTATTGCTGGTACTGTCACTACCTGCCGGTGCAGGGGAAGAAATAAAGACAAACAGCGGCGTTAAATTAACCCAGGCTGAAATCAGGCAATGGTCCATTACCATATACCCGGATGGCCGTAACCTGCCGCAGGGAAGCGGTAATGCCATTGAAGGGGAGAAGCTTTACCAGTCTAAATGCCTGATGTGCCATGGTCCCTCGGGTGAGCGGGGTGTTGCGCCCCGCCTTGCAGGCAAGTTGGGTTATACCGAATGGAATCCGCACCCGCTGCTTGCTTTAACGGTAGGGGCCTGGCCCCATACCACGAGTATTTTTGATTACATCCGCAGGGCCATGCCGCACCAGTCGCCAAAGACCTTGACCGACTCAGAAGTATATTCGTTAACGGCTTATATCTTGAATTTGAATGGCATTATCGATAAAAACGATGAGCTAAACCGTGTAACCCTGCCGCAAATTGAGATGCCGTATAAGAAAAAATCCTATATTGCCTGGGATGTGGATGAAGGTGGTAAATTAAATGATAGGGAACCGTCCCATTAG
- a CDS encoding RebB family R body protein: MSTVSSQITDAVTQSNVKVVGEAPAMAMGSLYQTMAHSTGLMFENSVNSQNQQNILGQTATTQGVMQIYSLDTVADAISIATMLQASAQN; encoded by the coding sequence ATGTCAACAGTATCTTCACAAATAACAGATGCAGTAACACAGTCTAATGTCAAAGTTGTCGGTGAAGCACCGGCAATGGCCATGGGTTCGTTATATCAAACCATGGCTCATTCAACGGGATTAATGTTTGAAAACTCCGTTAATTCACAAAATCAACAAAATATTTTAGGACAAACAGCTACCACACAGGGGGTTATGCAAATTTACAGTCTTGATACGGTAGCCGATGCTATTTCAATTGCGACAATGCTTCAAGCGTCAGCACAAAATTAA
- a CDS encoding RebB family R body protein: MSTVSPQITDAVTQSNVKVVGEAPAMAMGSLYQTMAHSTGLMFENSVNSQNQQNILAQAATTQGVMQIYSIDTVADAISIAKMLEASAAN, from the coding sequence ATGTCAACAGTATCTCCACAAATAACAGATGCAGTAACACAGTCTAATGTCAAAGTCGTCGGTGAAGCACCAGCGATGGCCATGGGCTCGTTGTATCAAACCATGGCTCATTCAACAGGATTAATGTTTGAAAACTCCGTTAATTCGCAAAACCAGCAAAATATTCTTGCTCAGGCTGCTACCACACAAGGAGTAATGCAAATTTACAGTATTGACACCGTTGCTGATGCTATTTCGATAGCAAAAATGCTTGAAGCATCCGCGGCAAATTAA
- a CDS encoding RebB family R body protein translates to MSTVSSQITDAVTQSNVQVTADAPAMAIGSLYQTMAHSTGLMFENSVNSQNQQNILAQSATTQGVMQIYSIDTVADAISIAKMLEASAAN, encoded by the coding sequence ATGTCAACAGTCTCATCGCAAATTACCGACGCGGTTACGCAGTCTAATGTTCAAGTTACAGCTGATGCACCAGCAATGGCCATAGGGTCGCTGTATCAAACCATGGCTCATTCAACAGGATTAATGTTTGAAAACTCCGTTAATTCACAAAACCAGCAAAATATTCTTGCTCAATCTGCTACCACACAAGGAGTAATGCAAATTTACAGTATTGACACCGTTGCTGATGCTATTTCGATAGCAAAAATGCTTGAAGCATCCGCGGCAAATTAA
- a CDS encoding RebB family R body protein, producing the protein MAENQGVNGQVTDAVTQTNLSVLGEAPAQAMGSLYQVTTHANGLSMQNSVSNQQNLNQLNATIVADAIKILKG; encoded by the coding sequence ATGGCAGAAAATCAAGGGGTAAATGGGCAAGTTACTGATGCTGTTACCCAAACAAATTTAAGCGTGCTGGGGGAAGCTCCTGCTCAGGCTATGGGCTCGTTATACCAAGTTACAACGCATGCCAACGGGTTATCTATGCAGAACAGTGTATCGAACCAACAAAACTTGAACCAGTTAAACGCAACCATAGTCGCAGATGCGATAAAAATACTTAAAGGTTAA
- a CDS encoding helix-turn-helix domain-containing protein, with the protein MKFGEKANFKDVTKASYIEPFPAIDDDFVLVEKTVAYLKPRLANEIKLAPLTRKMGTNRNKLNKAFKTYYGGTVIDWLRQQRMQMASELLVNSSLNILQISEKVGYQDSNNFSTAFKQKFNLSPRNFRETSRRTVQISKKPSQKSKVNSQ; encoded by the coding sequence TTGAAATTTGGTGAAAAAGCAAATTTCAAGGACGTAACAAAGGCTTCATATATTGAGCCTTTTCCCGCTATTGATGACGATTTCGTACTCGTTGAAAAAACAGTTGCCTACCTCAAGCCTAGACTCGCCAATGAAATTAAGCTTGCCCCCCTGACCCGCAAAATGGGTACCAATAGAAATAAACTGAATAAAGCCTTTAAAACTTACTATGGAGGAACGGTAATTGATTGGCTGAGACAGCAACGTATGCAAATGGCCTCAGAATTATTAGTGAACTCCTCCCTTAATATTCTTCAAATATCTGAAAAAGTGGGCTATCAAGACTCCAACAATTTTTCAACCGCATTTAAGCAAAAATTTAATTTATCCCCTCGTAATTTTCGTGAAACAAGCCGAAGAACAGTGCAGATATCAAAGAAACCATCACAAAAATCAAAGGTAAATAGTCAATAG
- the sigZ gene encoding RNA polymerase sigma factor SigZ, translated as MLSEWQVHKTQLKSYIDKQLDDPSSVDDILQEVYIKASENLHQLKVRGCFKSWLYRITHNLIMDYYRHRKSYDELPESVVAEEKDPVEENHNALATCIRPLIRELPDKYRIPLEYAELEGMGQQEIADKLGLSLSGAKSRVQRGRQKLKEIMLMHCDYELANGSVAGCIPRTEKGKEYYESIRKRFT; from the coding sequence ATGCTTTCCGAATGGCAAGTTCATAAGACGCAGCTTAAAAGCTACATAGATAAGCAATTGGATGACCCAAGTAGTGTTGACGATATCCTGCAGGAGGTATACATCAAAGCCAGTGAAAACCTGCATCAACTTAAAGTACGGGGCTGTTTCAAAAGCTGGTTATACCGTATTACCCACAACCTCATCATGGACTACTACCGGCACAGAAAAAGTTATGACGAACTGCCGGAAAGCGTTGTGGCAGAAGAAAAAGATCCGGTAGAGGAAAACCACAATGCACTTGCCACCTGTATCAGGCCGTTAATCCGGGAATTGCCGGATAAGTACCGTATTCCCCTGGAGTATGCCGAACTGGAAGGCATGGGCCAACAAGAGATAGCCGACAAGCTGGGACTGTCTTTATCCGGCGCTAAAAGCAGAGTGCAACGGGGGCGGCAAAAGCTTAAGGAAATTATGTTGATGCACTGTGATTACGAATTGGCAAACGGCAGTGTCGCCGGCTGTATTCCCCGCACGGAAAAGGGCAAAGAATATTACGAGAGCATACGCAAAAGGTTTACCTAA
- a CDS encoding UDP-glucose--hexose-1-phosphate uridylyltransferase, protein MFTTHQQFDPSEHPHRRFNPLTGDWVLVSPHRSKRPWQGQVEASHEKQVGAYDETCYLCAGNIRANGEKNPDYKKTFTFNNDFSALSPHTPEAENPDPLFRMHTEQGENRVICFSPDHSKTLPELPIEALTEVVRTWQKQTEELGEKYLWVQVFENKGSVMGCSNPHPHGQIWAQQHLPSLAEKKLGHFSNYYQQNASSMLLDYAEREWVNRERLVCYNEDWLVLVPYWAAWPFETLLLPRFPIQRLTELTPDLQESLADIIKKITICYDNLFNCSFPYSMGWHGAPFDNQEHKEWGLHAHFFPPLLRSASIRKFMVGYEMLAEAQRDITPEQAAQRLRSLSSVHYKERL, encoded by the coding sequence ATGTTTACAACACATCAGCAGTTCGATCCCAGTGAGCACCCCCACCGGCGTTTTAACCCGTTAACGGGCGATTGGGTTTTGGTGTCTCCCCACAGATCCAAACGCCCCTGGCAAGGTCAGGTGGAAGCAAGTCATGAAAAGCAGGTTGGCGCTTATGACGAAACCTGTTACTTATGTGCCGGCAATATCCGGGCTAACGGTGAGAAAAATCCGGACTATAAGAAAACCTTTACCTTTAACAACGATTTTTCCGCCTTATCGCCGCACACTCCTGAGGCCGAAAATCCGGACCCGTTATTTCGCATGCATACCGAGCAGGGGGAAAACCGGGTAATTTGTTTTTCACCGGATCACAGCAAAACCCTGCCGGAGTTACCCATTGAGGCATTAACCGAGGTGGTGCGTACCTGGCAAAAGCAAACGGAAGAATTGGGGGAAAAATACCTCTGGGTGCAGGTGTTTGAAAATAAAGGCTCGGTAATGGGCTGCTCCAACCCCCACCCACACGGGCAGATTTGGGCGCAGCAGCATTTGCCGAGTCTGGCAGAGAAGAAACTGGGGCACTTTTCAAATTATTATCAGCAAAATGCCAGTTCCATGTTGCTTGATTATGCCGAACGTGAATGGGTAAATAGAGAGCGACTGGTTTGTTACAATGAAGACTGGCTGGTACTGGTGCCATATTGGGCCGCCTGGCCGTTTGAAACCCTGCTGTTGCCCCGTTTCCCTATTCAGCGGTTAACGGAGCTAACCCCGGATTTGCAGGAATCCCTGGCGGATATCATTAAAAAAATCACCATTTGCTACGACAACCTGTTTAACTGCTCTTTTCCTTATTCCATGGGTTGGCACGGTGCGCCTTTTGACAATCAGGAGCATAAAGAATGGGGCCTGCACGCCCACTTTTTCCCGCCGCTGCTGCGTTCGGCCAGCATACGTAAATTTATGGTGGGTTATGAAATGCTGGCGGAAGCCCAGCGGGATATTACCCCGGAGCAGGCGGCGCAGCGGTTACGTTCTTTATCGTCCGTCCATTATAAAGAGCGGCTGTAA
- the galK gene encoding galactokinase — translation MKRSETLTDYFTEAFQARPELVCHAPGRVNLIGDHTDYNQGFVLPVAIDFGTDIAIKARDDRTIRVVAWDLGREQVRFSLDDIRFDQQAPWSNYLRGSLIALMETYPDIKGADLLVSGNVPQGAGLSSSASFEMAVLSAFAQINDLALDGVAAALKGQQAENDFVGCNCGIMDQLISAQGKRDHAMLLDCQSLSYQYAALPKELSLLIVNSNVKRGLVDSEYNLRREQCEAAAGFFGKSSLRELSLRELNQAETDLDPVLFKRARHVISENLRTEQMLSALNNRDMATMSRLMADSHLSLKEDFQVTTRETDLLVDILAKVLSGQGGARMTGGGFGGCVVALAPGHLVPEAIAAVLDQYQAATGLVPDIYQCRAVDGAFS, via the coding sequence ATGAAGCGATCGGAAACATTAACAGATTATTTTACCGAGGCATTTCAGGCCCGGCCCGAGTTAGTCTGCCATGCCCCCGGGCGGGTGAATTTAATCGGCGACCATACCGATTATAACCAGGGCTTTGTGCTGCCGGTAGCCATTGACTTCGGCACTGACATTGCGATCAAAGCCCGGGACGACCGTACTATCCGCGTGGTCGCCTGGGATTTGGGCCGGGAGCAGGTACGGTTTTCCCTCGACGATATACGTTTTGACCAACAGGCTCCGTGGAGCAATTACCTCAGGGGCTCCCTGATCGCCCTGATGGAAACTTATCCCGACATCAAAGGAGCCGATTTACTGGTATCCGGCAATGTGCCGCAAGGGGCCGGGTTAAGTTCGTCGGCATCGTTTGAAATGGCGGTGTTATCGGCATTTGCGCAAATCAATGACCTGGCGCTGGACGGCGTAGCCGCGGCACTGAAAGGCCAGCAGGCGGAGAATGATTTTGTCGGCTGCAATTGCGGCATCATGGACCAGCTGATTTCTGCCCAGGGAAAACGTGACCATGCCATGCTGCTGGACTGTCAAAGCCTGAGCTACCAATATGCGGCGCTGCCAAAGGAATTATCTTTGCTGATAGTTAACTCCAACGTCAAACGCGGCCTGGTCGACAGCGAATACAACCTGCGCCGCGAGCAATGTGAAGCTGCGGCCGGTTTTTTTGGTAAAAGCTCATTGCGGGAGCTGAGTTTAAGGGAATTAAATCAGGCTGAAACCGATTTGGATCCCGTGCTGTTTAAACGCGCCCGTCATGTGATCAGTGAAAACCTGCGAACCGAACAAATGCTGTCGGCCCTCAATAACCGGGATATGGCAACCATGAGCCGGTTGATGGCGGACTCCCACCTGTCACTTAAAGAAGATTTTCAGGTCACCACCCGGGAAACGGATTTGCTGGTGGATATTCTGGCTAAGGTATTGTCGGGGCAGGGGGGAGCCAGGATGACAGGCGGCGGTTTTGGCGGCTGTGTGGTGGCGCTTGCCCCCGGGCATCTGGTGCCCGAGGCCATAGCGGCGGTTTTAGACCAATATCAGGCGGCGACAGGTTTAGTGCCGGATATTTACCAATGCCGGGCCGTTGACGGCGCTTTTAGCTGA
- a CDS encoding sodium/sugar symporter yields the protein MKLSSLDLGVFVVYVIGLLCVALWISCNGKKQKQGADTEEYFLAGKSLPWWAIGASLIASNISAEQIIGMSGSGFVMGMAIASYEWMAAITLIIVGKYLLPVFLKNEIFTMPQYLQQRFDHRVKTTMALFWLLVYVFVNLTAVLWLGGLAIETVAGVDWWYGMLFLAAFSIAYSLYGGLKAVAYTDIIQVVLLIFGGLLLSYLALDAVAQGQGMLAGFGKLTQEFPGHFDMILSPENSQYTNLPGISVLVGGMWVMNLSYWGFNQYIIQRALAAKNIQEAQKGIALAAYLKLLMPVIVVLPGIAAVVLYPNLSAADQAYPSMMDLMPIGIKGLVFAALVAAIVSSLASMTNSISTIFTMDIYQPINPNKDQQHYVYVGRIATLVALVIALFMAEPLLGKFDQAFQYIQEFTGVFTPGIVVIFLVGMFWPKATSLGALTAAIGSAVCSFALRAIWPELPFMDRMSLVFLLCLLLMVGVSLLTKPAEQMPSLQTSVSLNEISFKTDKAFNLSALGVVMILTALYTMWW from the coding sequence ATGAAATTGTCATCGTTAGATCTTGGGGTCTTTGTTGTTTATGTTATCGGGCTTTTGTGCGTCGCCTTGTGGATTTCCTGCAATGGTAAAAAGCAAAAGCAGGGGGCCGATACCGAGGAATATTTCCTGGCGGGTAAGTCACTGCCCTGGTGGGCGATCGGTGCTTCGCTGATTGCCTCCAATATTTCAGCCGAGCAAATCATCGGCATGTCGGGATCGGGTTTTGTGATGGGCATGGCGATCGCCTCCTACGAATGGATGGCGGCAATCACCCTGATCATAGTCGGTAAATACCTGCTGCCGGTGTTTTTGAAAAATGAAATATTTACCATGCCCCAATACCTGCAGCAGCGCTTTGACCACAGGGTAAAAACCACTATGGCGCTGTTCTGGCTGCTGGTGTATGTGTTTGTTAATTTAACCGCCGTGTTATGGCTGGGAGGGCTTGCCATAGAAACCGTCGCCGGTGTCGACTGGTGGTACGGCATGTTGTTTCTCGCCGCCTTTTCAATCGCCTATTCATTATACGGCGGCCTGAAAGCAGTCGCCTATACCGATATTATCCAGGTGGTGTTATTAATTTTCGGCGGCCTGCTGCTAAGCTACCTGGCTTTAGATGCCGTGGCCCAGGGGCAGGGCATGCTGGCGGGTTTTGGCAAACTGACGCAGGAATTTCCCGGGCATTTCGATATGATCTTGTCGCCGGAAAACAGCCAGTATACCAATCTGCCGGGTATTTCAGTGCTTGTCGGCGGCATGTGGGTGATGAACCTGTCGTATTGGGGCTTTAATCAATATATTATCCAGCGCGCCCTGGCGGCGAAAAACATTCAGGAGGCGCAAAAAGGTATCGCGCTGGCGGCTTACTTAAAACTGTTGATGCCGGTTATCGTGGTGCTGCCGGGCATAGCCGCCGTTGTCCTTTATCCCAATTTATCCGCCGCCGACCAGGCATATCCGTCTATGATGGATCTTATGCCCATAGGTATCAAAGGGCTGGTTTTTGCGGCCCTGGTGGCGGCAATCGTCTCTTCGCTGGCTTCCATGACCAACAGCATTTCAACCATCTTTACTATGGATATCTACCAGCCGATCAACCCAAATAAAGATCAGCAGCATTATGTTTACGTTGGCCGGATCGCAACCTTAGTTGCTTTGGTTATCGCCTTATTTATGGCGGAGCCGCTGCTGGGGAAATTTGACCAGGCTTTCCAGTATATTCAAGAGTTTACTGGTGTTTTCACTCCGGGCATAGTGGTGATTTTCCTGGTGGGCATGTTCTGGCCTAAGGCGACTTCTCTCGGGGCGCTGACGGCGGCGATAGGCTCGGCGGTGTGCTCTTTCGCCTTACGCGCCATTTGGCCCGAACTGCCGTTTATGGACCGTATGAGCCTGGTGTTCTTATTATGCTTGTTGCTTATGGTGGGCGTTTCATTGCTGACGAAACCGGCTGAACAAATGCCGTCGCTGCAAACCAGTGTCAGCTTAAATGAAATCAGTTTTAAAACCGATAAAGCCTTTAACTTATCGGCGTTAGGGGTTGTGATGATCTTGACGGCTTTATATACCATGTGGTGGTAG
- a CDS encoding aldose epimerase family protein produces the protein MREIKGYRLANAQGMQVQLLDFGARVASISLPVKGKQTEMTLGYPHLEDYRHDPYYLGASVGRVCNRIANGRFSLNGRVYQLSRNSRGHCLHGGEAGFSSRFWQLDQASLTSSFARFKLRSEDGDQGFPGTLLASVSYFLDDDNRLQIHFHATCDQDIPVNFCNHCYFHLGEASIDGLSLQIDATDYLPATAELIPTCEVKPVAASDFCFQQSALLGQRIKQASAPGITDFKGFDHCYWLSGVNRETPVARLTGQTSGVSLSVYSDQPGLQLYSGQHLASPFTSYRAVCLEVQDFPDAINNRLSASPVLPAGEEYRRYVCYQFSQSAEPA, from the coding sequence ATGAGAGAGATTAAGGGTTATCGCCTGGCCAATGCACAGGGCATGCAGGTTCAGCTGCTGGATTTTGGCGCCCGGGTCGCCTCGATAAGCTTGCCGGTTAAAGGCAAGCAGACGGAAATGACTTTGGGCTACCCGCACCTGGAGGATTACCGCCATGATCCCTATTATTTGGGGGCAAGCGTGGGCCGGGTCTGCAACCGCATTGCCAACGGCCGCTTTAGCTTAAACGGACGGGTTTATCAGCTAAGCCGAAACAGCAGAGGCCATTGCCTGCATGGCGGGGAAGCGGGCTTTTCATCCCGCTTCTGGCAGCTGGACCAGGCCAGTTTAACCTCGTCCTTTGCCCGCTTTAAATTGCGTTCTGAAGATGGCGACCAGGGCTTTCCGGGGACTTTGCTTGCCAGCGTCAGCTATTTTCTTGATGACGATAACCGCTTACAGATCCATTTTCACGCCACTTGTGATCAGGATATCCCGGTTAATTTCTGTAACCATTGTTATTTTCATCTGGGGGAGGCATCCATAGACGGCCTCAGCCTGCAAATCGATGCAACAGACTATCTTCCGGCAACGGCAGAGCTTATTCCCACCTGTGAGGTAAAACCGGTGGCGGCCAGTGACTTTTGCTTTCAGCAAAGCGCCCTCTTAGGGCAAAGAATCAAACAGGCGAGTGCACCCGGGATAACAGATTTTAAAGGCTTTGATCACTGCTATTGGCTTAGTGGCGTTAATCGTGAAACTCCTGTTGCCCGGCTGACCGGCCAAACTTCAGGAGTAAGTTTGTCGGTGTATAGCGACCAGCCGGGGTTGCAGCTTTATAGCGGACAACACCTGGCCAGTCCTTTTACGTCTTACCGGGCGGTTTGTCTCGAAGTCCAGGATTTTCCCGACGCTATCAATAACCGGCTGTCAGCCTCGCCGGTTTTGCCTGCCGGAGAGGAGTACCGCCGGTATGTGTGCTATCAGTTCAGTCAGAGCGCTGAGCCAGCTTAG